A genomic stretch from Candidatus Saganbacteria bacterium includes:
- a CDS encoding ABC transporter ATP-binding protein, whose protein sequence is MIKILSLTKKYGALTVLDDVSIVIPEGETLAIIGPSGCGKSTLLRLILRLEDATSGSIFIDGQDINRLSEEGLLKLRQKIGMVFQSSALFDSMTVGENIAFPLREHANLSEREISAIVSKKLKLVDLAGKEDLMPSELSGGMQKRVSIARALAFDPKIILYDEPTTGLDPITSTNIENLIIELGRGLKVTSIVVTHQLSTIFRTASRIIMLHKGKFIESGTVSETKRSTNKIIYDFINAGLESTK, encoded by the coding sequence ATGATAAAGATATTGAGCTTAACAAAAAAATATGGTGCGCTTACGGTTTTGGACGATGTTTCGATCGTTATCCCCGAAGGCGAAACGTTAGCCATAATTGGGCCGTCTGGCTGCGGAAAAAGCACCCTGTTGCGGCTCATCTTGAGGCTTGAAGATGCTACATCGGGAAGTATTTTCATTGATGGGCAGGACATAAATAGATTATCCGAAGAAGGCTTGTTGAAGCTAAGGCAAAAGATCGGGATGGTTTTCCAGTCTTCCGCTCTTTTTGACTCGATGACAGTAGGTGAAAACATCGCTTTTCCGCTGCGCGAACATGCCAATTTATCCGAAAGGGAAATAAGCGCTATCGTTTCAAAAAAGTTAAAGCTTGTCGATCTTGCCGGCAAAGAGGACCTGATGCCGTCCGAACTGTCTGGCGGCATGCAAAAAAGGGTAAGCATCGCGCGCGCACTCGCTTTTGACCCAAAAATTATATTATACGACGAGCCGACAACTGGCCTTGACCCCATAACTTCAACGAATATAGAAAACCTAATTATTGAATTGGGAAGAGGATTAAAGGTTACATCGATTGTCGTAACCCATCAATTAAGCACTATTTTTAGGACAGCATCCAGGATAATAATGCTGCATAAAGGAAAATTCATCGAGAGCGGGACAGTTTCTGAAACAAAAAGATCAACAAACAAGATAATATATGATTTTATCAATGCCGGGCTTGAAAGCACAAAATAA
- a CDS encoding ABC transporter permease, which translates to MENNRFIENLGNKSIEIIEEFGHSTQLFIDTLKSLISGKVRPELVFDQMVKVGINSLPIAATSAFFVGMVFAVQIGTEFVRFGASKYIGGVMGIAVTRELAPALTGIVIASRVAAAITAEIGTMNVTEQIDALKAAGSNPVKYLVGPRMLACTFMLPLLTVLADIFCFLGGYLVAVYLIKINSVDYINSAQQFIKTSDIYGGVFKSLIFGIIISIIACYRGLKTKGGAKGVGEATTSSVVSCLIALFVVNYFLSVLLFK; encoded by the coding sequence ATGGAAAATAACAGATTCATCGAAAACTTGGGGAATAAATCTATCGAGATCATCGAGGAATTCGGGCATTCCACGCAATTATTCATTGATACCCTAAAAAGCTTAATTTCCGGGAAAGTTAGGCCGGAATTGGTTTTCGATCAGATGGTCAAAGTTGGCATCAATTCCCTGCCGATAGCTGCAACTTCCGCATTTTTTGTAGGCATGGTCTTTGCTGTGCAGATCGGGACCGAATTCGTACGATTTGGCGCGAGCAAATATATAGGCGGCGTCATGGGGATAGCTGTTACTCGCGAGCTTGCCCCGGCATTAACGGGGATCGTTATAGCGTCTAGGGTTGCAGCCGCAATTACAGCCGAGATCGGCACGATGAACGTAACTGAACAGATAGATGCCCTAAAAGCGGCCGGCAGTAATCCTGTAAAATATCTTGTTGGGCCGAGAATGCTTGCTTGCACGTTCATGCTCCCGTTGCTTACGGTGCTTGCCGATATCTTTTGCTTTTTGGGCGGATATCTGGTCGCAGTTTATTTGATAAAGATCAATTCTGTCGATTATATCAATTCTGCTCAGCAGTTCATAAAAACGAGCGATATTTACGGCGGCGTCTTCAAATCATTAATTTTCGGTATTATCATTTCGATAATCGCGTGCTACAGGGGACTTAAAACAAAAGGTGGGGCGAAAGGAGTGGGGGAAGCTACGACATCATCTGTGGTTTCATGTCTCATCGCATTGTTCGTCGTTAATTATTTTTTGTCGGTACTGTTATTTAAATGA
- a CDS encoding NAD(P)H-hydrate dehydratase yields MLKNKLPKRKNDTNKGDYGRVLIVAGSSGMLGAGVLASRAALRAGAGLVYWAVPSSLKDIANLATPEVIIKNYYEMSDIKYDCIACGPGLSQSENIKDLVLKLLKTSNCPLIIDADALNVLNGDDLEKTNLQIIITPHPGEMARLANLSIDYIQKNRLKIAKEFSKKWNAIIVLKGYNTVVASPFGLEYVNKTGNPGMATAGSGDVLTGIIASFVGQGLPIFDAVCLAVNIHGIAGDLSKKDKGEYGMIASDIIENIPYAIRAYNGK; encoded by the coding sequence ATGTTGAAAAATAAATTACCGAAAAGAAAAAATGATACGAATAAAGGCGATTATGGCCGCGTCCTTATCGTTGCCGGATCATCTGGGATGCTTGGGGCAGGGGTCTTGGCATCGCGCGCGGCATTAAGGGCTGGGGCGGGGCTTGTTTACTGGGCAGTTCCTTCAAGTTTAAAAGATATCGCGAATCTGGCAACACCAGAAGTTATCATAAAAAATTATTACGAGATGTCGGATATTAAATACGATTGTATTGCTTGTGGCCCAGGCCTTTCGCAAAGTGAAAACATAAAGGATCTAGTTCTCAAATTGTTGAAAACTTCAAATTGCCCATTAATAATAGATGCCGATGCTCTTAATGTGTTAAACGGCGATGATCTGGAAAAAACTAATTTACAAATAATTATTACGCCACACCCGGGAGAGATGGCTAGGCTTGCGAATTTATCAATTGACTATATACAGAAAAATCGCCTGAAGATCGCTAAAGAATTTTCAAAAAAATGGAACGCAATTATTGTTTTAAAGGGATATAATACGGTTGTCGCAAGCCCGTTCGGGCTCGAATATGTAAATAAGACAGGGAACCCCGGGATGGCGACCGCCGGATCCGGGGATGTATTGACCGGGATCATCGCATCTTTTGTTGGGCAGGGATTGCCGATCTTTGATGCGGTATGCCTTGCGGTAAATATTCATGGGATAGCCGGAGACTTGTCCAAAAAAGATAAAGGCGAGTATGGGATGATAGCATCGGATATTATTGAAAATATCCCGTATGCAATAAGGGCGTATAATGGAAAATAA
- the acpS gene encoding holo-ACP synthase → MIKGIGVDIIEIDRISSSVERYGDSFLKKIYTDREIVYCTLKKGFKIPELAARFAAKEAFSKAIGTGIRGIGKDKNGAAWTDIEVVNDLLGKPQIYLKRKIAKKVHVSLSHSRDYAVATVYVEK, encoded by the coding sequence ATGATAAAAGGAATTGGCGTCGACATAATTGAAATTGACCGTATCAGTTCCTCCGTTGAGAGATATGGAGATTCTTTTCTAAAAAAAATATATACTGATCGCGAAATCGTTTACTGCACATTAAAGAAAGGCTTCAAAATACCCGAGCTTGCCGCCAGATTTGCCGCTAAAGAAGCGTTCTCTAAAGCGATAGGAACAGGGATCAGAGGGATCGGAAAGGATAAGAACGGAGCGGCATGGACGGATATTGAAGTTGTAAATGACCTGCTTGGGAAACCTCAAATATATCTCAAGAGAAAAATTGCTAAAAAAGTCCATGTCAGCCTTTCGCATAGCAGGGATTATGCCGTGGCCACCGTATATGTTGAAAAATAA